Proteins from a genomic interval of Asterias rubens chromosome 16, eAstRub1.3, whole genome shotgun sequence:
- the LOC117300803 gene encoding ras-related protein Ral-A-like isoform X2, with the protein MPTPKALPLHKVIMVGSGGVGKSALTLQFMYDEFVEDYEPTKADSYRKKITLDGEEVQIDILDTAGQEDYAAIRDNYFRSGEGFLCVFSITEQESFATTSEFREQILRVKCDKTEDMIPFLLVGNKADLDDKRQVSQEEAQNRAAGWKVPYVETSAKTRENVDKSFYDLMRKIREQKAKENQKQNGKSKSKDTPGRHKRKCVIL; encoded by the exons ATGCCGACCCCTAAGGCATTACCCCTACACAAGGTCATCATGGTGGGCAGTGGAGGGGTGGGCAAGTCTGCTCTGACACTACAGTTCATGTATGATGAG TTTGTGGAAGACTATGAGCCGACTAAAGCAGACAGTTATCGCAAGAAGATAACACTCGACGGTGAAGAGGTACAAATAGACATCCTCGATACAGCAGGACAAGAAGATTATGCAGCCATACGAGATAACTACTTCAGGTCAGGCGAGGGCTTCCTGTGCGTGTTTAGCATCACAGAGCAAGAATCGTTTGCTACCACGTCGGAATTCAG GGAGCAGATTTTGAGAGTGAAGTGCGATAAAACAGAGGACATGATTCCGTTCCTACTCGTTGGAAACAAAGCAGATTTAGACGACAAGCGGCAAGTGAGTCAAGAGGAGGCACAGAACCGAGCTGCAGGATGGAAAGTTCCCTACGTAGAGACATCCGCTAAGACAAGAGAAAACGTCGACAAG TCGTTCTATGACCTCATGCGGAAAATCCGCGAGCAGAAGGCGAAAGAAAACCAGAAACAGAACGGCAAGAGCAAGAGCAAAGACACACCGGGGCGGCATAAACGGAAGTGTGTCATCCTGTGA
- the LOC117300803 gene encoding ras-related protein Ral-A-like isoform X1 has translation MPTPKALPLHKVIMVGSGGVGKSALTLQFMYDEFVEDYEPTKADSYRKKITLDGEEVQIDILDTAGQEDYAAIRDNYFRSGEGFLCVFSITEQESFATTSEFREQILRVKCDKTEDMIPFLLVGNKADLDDKRQVSQEEAQNRAAGWKVPYVETSAKTRENVDKSFYDLMRKIREQKAKENQKQNGKSKSKDTPGRHKRKCVILCSVL, from the exons ATGCCGACCCCTAAGGCATTACCCCTACACAAGGTCATCATGGTGGGCAGTGGAGGGGTGGGCAAGTCTGCTCTGACACTACAGTTCATGTATGATGAG TTTGTGGAAGACTATGAGCCGACTAAAGCAGACAGTTATCGCAAGAAGATAACACTCGACGGTGAAGAGGTACAAATAGACATCCTCGATACAGCAGGACAAGAAGATTATGCAGCCATACGAGATAACTACTTCAGGTCAGGCGAGGGCTTCCTGTGCGTGTTTAGCATCACAGAGCAAGAATCGTTTGCTACCACGTCGGAATTCAG GGAGCAGATTTTGAGAGTGAAGTGCGATAAAACAGAGGACATGATTCCGTTCCTACTCGTTGGAAACAAAGCAGATTTAGACGACAAGCGGCAAGTGAGTCAAGAGGAGGCACAGAACCGAGCTGCAGGATGGAAAGTTCCCTACGTAGAGACATCCGCTAAGACAAGAGAAAACGTCGACAAG TCGTTCTATGACCTCATGCGGAAAATCCGCGAGCAGAAGGCGAAAGAAAACCAGAAACAGAACGGCAAGAGCAAGAGCAAAGACACACCGGGGCGGCATAAACGGAAGTGTGTCATCCT TTGTTCTGTGCTGTAA